TACCGGCCCGGCTACCGGGAAGGCTGGCATGGCGGCGACCGCTATGGCTACTACCGGGGTTACCGCGGCTATCGCTCCGAGCGTTATGGCTATCGCCGCCACAATGACGGCTGGTGGTATCCGCTTGCCGCCTTTGGCGCAGGGGTCGTGATCGGTGGCGCAATTGCCGCTCCGCCGGCGCGCCGCTACGAGACCGGCGTCAACCCGCGCCATGCCGACTGGTGCTATTCGCGCTATCGCTCCTACCGCGCCTGGGACAATTCGTTCCAGCCCTATGGCGGCCCGCGCCAGCAGTGCTACTCGCCCTATTTCTGAGGCGAGCGTGTTTCAACGGAGGCCCGCCGGTTTCTGACCGGCGGGCCTCTTCTTGTCTTCAGGCGTTCAAATCGGCTGAGGAACGCGGCCATGCATGGGGGGGGGGAGGCAGCCGCTATCGACTGCTGCGCGGCATCTCCTCGTCGAAGCGGGTCTTCTCGCGCCCCGGATCATCCTCAAGGATCTTCTCTTCGCGGTCGTCAGGCAGGGCATCGTCCGGATCGACATTGGCTTCGTCGCGGCTCGGAACGGGCGGCACGCGACCCTGGTCGGTTGGCGTCGGGTCGTCACCCGCGGGAATCTGGTCGACGGGGAGCGGCGGGATCTTGCCTATTGGCATGATCGTCGGTTCGGCCGGTTGCGCGACCTCTTCCGCTGGCTGCCTGAGATCACGCGTTTCCGGGTTCGCCTTGCTCATTCTCGCATCTCCTCAGTTGGTCCTGTCGAAGGAGTAAGGCGAGGGGACGGGAAAGGTTCCGATGGGGCGGGTTAAGAGCGAGCAAGGGGAGGAAGACAACCTCCATTGCACGGTCGAGCCGCGAAGGAGTTCGTGTGAGTCATGAGGCGCGCTACCGCTTTCTGGATACCTCGACTTTGGACGATAGCGGCCTCACGAGAGGCTCCCTGACCTGTCTCGCCCACGTCTGGTTTGCGGGGGAGAGTTCGGCCGCAGCATCAAGCGGTGACGCGGGCGACGATGCCGGCGATCAACAGGCGGGCGAGGGTTTTAATGGAAGGGACCTTGCAAGAACGCGCAGGTTATGCGCGTGAATGATTCTCGCAAGGATTGCAAAAGCGCATCGCTGGCTCTGCGCTAGCGAGCGTCGAGCAGCTAAGCGCCGCAGGTGTCGCTTCGGGGCGAAGTGGTCTTGTGGGAGCCTCGCGCGTTAGAACTTCAATCGCGCGTCGTCATGTTCGGGAGGGCGGTGCGCGTCCTTGCGACGAAAACCGTAGGCGAGCGCGAGCCCCAGGATTGCGGAGCCGACGACGATGGCGGC
The nucleotide sequence above comes from Ensifer sp. PDNC004. Encoded proteins:
- a CDS encoding BA14K family protein; translated protein: MKKIGIVVLAAITALSGITPANALPAVAIERVQKSDVELVRDRGWHGDRDYRRYPRGWRDDYRPRYRPGYREGWHGGDRYGYYRGYRGYRSERYGYRRHNDGWWYPLAAFGAGVVIGGAIAAPPARRYETGVNPRHADWCYSRYRSYRAWDNSFQPYGGPRQQCYSPYF